From one Mycobacterium colombiense CECT 3035 genomic stretch:
- a CDS encoding thiol-disulfide oxidoreductase DCC family protein, producing the protein MSAGSPPVLLYDGVCGVCNRSVRTILRFDPTGPLRFAALESVFAKAIVERHPEIGSVDSMVFVDDPGGPSERVAVRSAAVLRVASYLGGPWRMFAVARVIPAPLRDWLYDRFAAVRYRIGGKYDSCPLPAPEVRARFVAD; encoded by the coding sequence ATGAGCGCTGGATCGCCGCCCGTGTTGCTGTACGACGGGGTCTGCGGGGTGTGCAACCGGTCGGTGCGCACGATCCTTCGATTCGATCCCACCGGCCCCCTGCGCTTCGCGGCGCTGGAAAGCGTCTTCGCCAAAGCGATCGTCGAACGCCACCCGGAGATCGGCAGCGTCGACTCGATGGTGTTTGTGGATGACCCGGGCGGGCCCTCGGAACGGGTCGCCGTCCGATCCGCCGCCGTGCTACGCGTGGCGAGTTACCTCGGGGGACCGTGGCGGATGTTCGCCGTCGCGCGCGTCATTCCCGCTCCGCTGCGCGACTGGCTGTACGACAGGTTCGCCGCGGTCCGCTACCGCATCGGCGGTAAGTACGACAGTTGTCCGCTGCCGGCCCCGGAGGTTCGCGCCCGCTTCGTGGCGGACTGA